In Candidatus Hydrogenedentota bacterium, a single genomic region encodes these proteins:
- a CDS encoding BNR-4 repeat-containing protein, which produces MEVALGEQTESRETRFYTYTRTVDGYRGIWFTLGQIQGEYGDKYSAGSAFAWSHTLTPMAVYAPEADKTFFVYSGTTSPEERYLLTMAAYYDHTTGRVPRPTIVRDQRGVDDPHDNASIAIDEDGRVWVFVAGRGRHRPGQIFRATAPYSVAEFEQIAEREQTYSQVWPVPGRGFLHLLTKYTRGRELYWETSPDGRAWSGQRKLAGFGGHYEVSRLHGAMAGTAFNYHPGGNVDKRTNLYYIQTADFGATWTTVSGETVETPLAEKENPALVLDYESEGRNVYIQKLIFDGAGRPAILYLTSRGHEPGPENGPREWRVTRWTGGEWATSTVTESDHNYDAGSFYIEGDRWTVIAPALAGPQPWHTGGEVGLWASTDAGATWALERQVTRDSTGNHSYIRRPHNPRDPFYAFWADADSSAFSPSRIHFTNSGGTRVFTLPYSMEGDDAAPIPVE; this is translated from the coding sequence ATCGAGGTGGCCCTCGGCGAGCAGACCGAATCGCGGGAAACGCGCTTCTACACCTACACCCGGACGGTGGACGGATACCGGGGCATCTGGTTCACGCTGGGCCAGATCCAGGGGGAATACGGCGACAAGTACTCGGCGGGATCGGCATTCGCCTGGTCGCACACGCTGACGCCGATGGCCGTGTATGCGCCCGAGGCCGACAAGACCTTTTTCGTGTACTCGGGAACGACCAGCCCCGAGGAGCGCTATCTCCTCACGATGGCGGCGTACTATGATCACACGACGGGGCGCGTGCCGAGGCCGACCATCGTGCGCGACCAGCGCGGCGTGGACGACCCGCACGACAACGCCAGTATCGCCATCGACGAAGACGGGCGCGTCTGGGTCTTTGTCGCGGGCCGCGGCCGCCACCGCCCCGGCCAGATATTCCGAGCGACCGCGCCGTATTCCGTGGCGGAGTTCGAGCAGATTGCCGAGCGCGAGCAGACCTATTCCCAGGTCTGGCCCGTGCCCGGGCGCGGCTTTCTACACCTCCTCACCAAGTACACGCGGGGCCGGGAGCTCTACTGGGAAACCAGCCCGGACGGGCGCGCGTGGAGCGGGCAGCGGAAACTCGCCGGATTCGGCGGCCATTACGAAGTGAGCCGCCTGCACGGCGCGATGGCCGGCACGGCCTTCAACTACCACCCCGGCGGAAACGTCGACAAGCGCACCAACCTCTACTACATCCAGACGGCGGATTTCGGCGCCACCTGGACCACGGTGTCGGGCGAGACCGTCGAGACGCCGCTCGCGGAGAAGGAAAATCCCGCGCTGGTGCTGGACTACGAATCCGAGGGCCGGAACGTCTACATCCAGAAGCTGATCTTCGACGGCGCCGGGCGGCCGGCGATCCTCTACCTCACCAGCCGGGGCCACGAGCCGGGCCCCGAAAACGGGCCGCGCGAATGGCGCGTAACGCGCTGGACCGGCGGGGAATGGGCCACCAGTACGGTCACGGAGTCGGATCACAACTACGATGCCGGCAGTTTCTATATCGAGGGCGATCGCTGGACCGTCATCGCGCCGGCGCTGGCGGGGCCGCAGCCGTGGCATACCGGCGGCGAGGTGGGGCTCTGGGCCTCCACGGACGCGGGCGCCACCTGGGCGCTCGAACGCCAGGTCACCCGCGACAGCACGGGCAACCATTCCTACATACGCCGCCCCCACAACCCGCGCGATCCCTTCTACGCCTTCTGGGCGGACGCCGATTCGAGCGCGTTTTCCCCGTCCCGGATCCACTTCACGAATTCCGGCGGAACCCGGGTATTCACGCTGCCGTACTCCATGGAAGGAGACGACGCCGCGCCCATCCCGGTGGAATGA
- a CDS encoding B12-binding domain-containing radical SAM protein has protein sequence MSGVRVRNAALLELGLTLPGFVERSRVIASLPSLALLTLAGMTPRAFDVTYVEVPDLEAIQELPGDFDAVAISSFSAMIKDAYTLADRYRAAGAKVILGGLHVTAMPGEARRHADAIVIGEAEPVWTKLLSDLLRGDLAPVYDARGVAFNLADAPMPRFDLLDVGRYNRLTVQTQRGCPFSCEFCAASIRLSPNFKVKPVEKVVSEVRRIKEIWRRPFIELADDNTFANRAHGRRLARALAAENIRWFTETDISIADDPELLAILRDSGCAQVLIGLEYPNRAGVEGIEQKANWKARRADRYLEAIERIQSHGISVNGCFILGLDGTDERSFGEVLDFVERSGLYEVQVTVQTPFPGTPLYERLLRTGRLLEPEAWERCTLFDVNFRPDTMSVALLEQGFHQLIAEVYREDRVRARRAAFKRRLRTVSGRPGG, from the coding sequence ATGAGCGGCGTGCGGGTGCGAAACGCCGCGTTGCTGGAGCTGGGGCTGACCTTGCCGGGGTTCGTCGAGCGCAGCCGCGTTATCGCGTCGCTGCCCAGCCTGGCGCTGCTGACGCTGGCGGGCATGACGCCGCGGGCCTTCGACGTGACCTACGTGGAAGTTCCGGATCTTGAGGCCATACAGGAGCTTCCGGGAGACTTCGACGCCGTGGCGATATCGAGTTTTTCGGCAATGATCAAAGACGCCTACACGCTCGCGGACCGATATCGCGCGGCCGGCGCGAAGGTTATCCTGGGCGGACTTCACGTTACCGCGATGCCGGGGGAAGCGCGGCGGCACGCGGATGCAATCGTGATCGGCGAAGCGGAACCCGTGTGGACGAAACTCCTTTCGGATCTGTTACGCGGAGACCTGGCCCCGGTGTACGATGCGCGCGGCGTTGCGTTCAACCTCGCGGACGCTCCGATGCCGCGTTTCGATCTGCTCGACGTTGGCCGATACAACCGGTTGACCGTGCAAACCCAGCGCGGTTGCCCGTTCTCTTGCGAGTTCTGCGCCGCGAGCATCCGCCTGTCGCCGAATTTCAAGGTGAAGCCCGTGGAGAAGGTGGTTTCCGAAGTCCGCCGGATCAAGGAAATCTGGCGGCGTCCGTTTATCGAGTTGGCGGACGACAATACGTTCGCGAACCGGGCGCACGGAAGGCGGCTTGCGCGCGCGCTGGCGGCGGAGAATATCCGGTGGTTCACAGAAACGGATATCTCCATCGCGGACGACCCGGAACTGCTGGCAATCTTGCGCGACAGCGGCTGTGCGCAGGTCTTGATCGGGTTGGAATACCCAAACCGCGCTGGCGTCGAAGGCATCGAACAGAAGGCAAACTGGAAGGCGCGGCGGGCCGATCGCTACCTGGAAGCGATTGAACGCATCCAGTCGCACGGGATCAGCGTGAATGGATGCTTCATTCTCGGTTTGGACGGAACGGACGAGCGCAGTTTTGGCGAGGTGCTTGATTTCGTTGAGCGGAGTGGACTCTACGAGGTGCAGGTTACGGTGCAGACGCCTTTTCCGGGAACGCCGCTGTATGAACGCCTCCTGCGCACAGGCCGGCTGCTCGAACCGGAGGCCTGGGAGCGGTGCACCCTTTTCGATGTGAATTTTCGGCCGGATACGATGTCAGTAGCGCTTCTCGAACAGGGATTTCACCAATTGATCGCCGAAGTATATCGCGAAGATCGGGTGCGCGCCCGGCGGGCCGCCTTCAAACGAAGGCTACGCACCGTTTCGGGGCGACCAGGTGGTTGA